In bacterium, one DNA window encodes the following:
- a CDS encoding amidophosphoribosyltransferase, protein MSCRPPDASLSGLLRAHASERPRDECGVFGIHGHAEAANITYLGLYALQHRGQESAGICTAQGGEQFVHRGMGLVSDVFSEKVLDRLPGRHGIGHVRYSTAGESLVRNAQPFCANTDGGPVAIAHNGNLVNAGAVRRELEGRGAIFSTTADSEVIVHLLARSRESSLEERLIDALSRVKGAFSLVMLTHDALVAVRDPHGFRPLVLGRLDGAWVVASETCALDLIGATIERHVDPGEVVVIRRGRLRTMRPFPKPTREAFCIFEYIYFARPDSNLQGSNVYAYRKELGRALAREHPVQADMVVPLLDSGSVAALGFAEEAGIPYETAIIRNHFVGRTFIEPAQSIRNFGVKIKHNPIRELLKGKRVALVDDSIVRGTTLNKMSTLLRNNGAREVHVRISAPPTIAPCFYGIDMPTRGELMASGRSVDEICEAIGADSLGYVSVDGLRKLSEHLKHDHCDACFSDEYPVPIQRGDDAPQLSLFKPVGESSRDEAPE, encoded by the coding sequence ATGTCGTGCCGTCCCCCCGACGCGTCCCTTTCCGGCCTGCTCCGGGCTCACGCCTCCGAACGGCCTCGGGATGAGTGCGGTGTGTTCGGCATCCACGGGCACGCCGAGGCGGCCAACATCACTTACCTGGGGCTGTATGCGCTCCAGCATCGAGGCCAGGAGAGCGCCGGGATCTGCACGGCCCAGGGCGGCGAGCAATTCGTCCACCGCGGTATGGGGCTCGTATCCGATGTCTTCAGTGAGAAGGTGTTGGACAGGTTGCCCGGGCGCCATGGAATCGGGCACGTACGGTACTCGACGGCGGGCGAGAGCCTGGTGCGGAATGCCCAGCCCTTTTGCGCCAACACCGACGGCGGCCCGGTAGCCATCGCGCATAACGGCAATCTGGTGAACGCAGGCGCCGTGCGCCGCGAACTCGAGGGCCGCGGCGCCATCTTCAGCACGACGGCGGATAGTGAAGTGATCGTTCATCTGCTGGCCCGTTCCCGCGAGTCTTCGCTGGAAGAGCGGCTGATCGATGCACTTTCACGGGTGAAGGGCGCCTTCAGCCTGGTGATGCTCACCCATGATGCGCTGGTTGCGGTGCGCGACCCCCATGGCTTCCGACCGCTGGTGCTGGGCCGCCTGGATGGCGCCTGGGTCGTGGCCAGCGAAACCTGCGCCCTGGATCTGATCGGTGCCACCATCGAGCGCCACGTGGATCCGGGCGAGGTGGTCGTGATCCGACGCGGACGCCTGCGCACGATGCGTCCTTTTCCGAAGCCCACCCGGGAAGCGTTCTGCATCTTCGAGTACATCTATTTCGCCAGGCCGGATTCGAACCTCCAGGGCAGCAATGTCTACGCCTATCGCAAGGAACTCGGAAGGGCCCTGGCCCGGGAACATCCGGTTCAAGCCGATATGGTCGTGCCCCTCCTCGATTCCGGTAGCGTTGCCGCATTGGGATTTGCCGAGGAAGCGGGCATCCCGTACGAGACCGCCATCATCCGCAACCACTTCGTGGGCCGGACCTTCATCGAGCCGGCCCAATCGATCCGGAACTTCGGCGTCAAGATCAAGCACAATCCGATCCGGGAGCTGCTCAAGGGAAAACGAGTGGCTCTCGTGGATGATTCGATCGTGCGTGGCACGACGCTCAACAAGATGTCCACGTTGTTGCGCAACAACGGCGCCCGAGAAGTGCACGTGCGCATTTCAGCACCGCCTACCATTGCCCCCTGCTTCTATGGCATCGATATGCCGACCCGCGGCGAGTTGATGGCCTCCGGGCGCAGCGTCGACGAAATCTGCGAGGCCATCGGAGCCGATAGCCTGGGCTACGTCTCGGTCGACGGCCTGCGAAAGCTCTCCGAGCACTTGAAGCACGACCATTGCGACGCCTGCTTCTCCGATGAGTATCCGGTGCCGATCCAGCGTGGCGACGATGCTCCCCAACTCTCGCTCTTCAAGCCCGTTGGGGAGAGCAGCCGCGACGAGGCGCCCGAATGA
- a CDS encoding phosphatidate cytidylyltransferase yields MSEATQDEGSTGAQDEPDSGESKSPNSGESKGKKPRSNLTLRLITAAMLIPPIIFVIFQPGPWVLGAVLVITMFGVSEFYDMIEAKGAEPLRTFGMTAAAALPVIAYLGSEYLATLVLSAVLLGVMVAQLGKARIAESLASISGTFFGVFYVGWLLSHAVVLRSFEAQVAQRFGPEAAAGIDPAAGAFFLFFTISVVIGGDVGAYFVGGAYGKHKLAPFVSPNKTVEGALGAMAAGMIMALFNKVLFDTFWPELSDDLGFLACAVLAVVLNIVGILGDLVESLLKRDAQVKDSGGILPGTGGVLDRIDSNLLAIPVMYYLLLAYTFLNQPLPG; encoded by the coding sequence ATGAGCGAAGCGACGCAGGACGAAGGTTCCACGGGTGCGCAAGACGAACCGGATTCCGGAGAGTCCAAATCTCCGAACTCCGGAGAATCCAAGGGCAAGAAGCCTCGCTCGAACCTCACCCTGCGGCTGATCACGGCCGCGATGCTGATCCCGCCGATCATCTTCGTGATCTTCCAGCCCGGCCCCTGGGTGCTCGGGGCCGTCCTCGTGATCACCATGTTCGGGGTGAGCGAGTTCTACGACATGATCGAGGCCAAGGGGGCGGAGCCCCTGCGGACATTCGGCATGACGGCGGCCGCTGCGCTTCCGGTGATCGCCTATCTCGGCAGCGAGTACCTGGCCACGTTGGTGCTCTCGGCCGTGCTGCTCGGCGTGATGGTGGCGCAGCTTGGCAAGGCCCGGATCGCCGAATCCCTGGCCAGCATCTCGGGAACGTTCTTCGGGGTCTTCTACGTGGGCTGGCTGCTCTCCCACGCGGTCGTGCTGCGCAGCTTCGAAGCCCAGGTGGCCCAACGTTTCGGGCCGGAAGCGGCGGCAGGGATCGATCCCGCAGCGGGCGCCTTCTTCCTCTTCTTCACGATCTCCGTGGTCATCGGCGGCGACGTGGGCGCCTACTTCGTAGGCGGAGCCTACGGCAAGCACAAGCTCGCCCCCTTCGTCAGTCCCAACAAGACGGTCGAAGGTGCGTTGGGTGCGATGGCGGCGGGAATGATCATGGCCCTCTTCAACAAGGTCCTGTTCGATACGTTCTGGCCCGAACTCTCTGACGATCTCGGCTTCCTGGCTTGTGCCGTTCTCGCGGTCGTGCTCAACATCGTGGGCATCCTGGGTGACCTGGTCGAATCGCTCCTCAAACGGGATGCGCAGGTCAAGGACAGCGGCGGCATCTTGCCCGGAACGGGTGGCGTTCTCGACCGGATCGATTCGAACCTGTTGGCCATCCCCGTGATGTACTATCTGCTTCTCGCCTACACCTTCCTCAACCAGCCTCTGCCGGGCTGA
- the rpsO gene encoding 30S ribosomal protein S15 — translation MIAQRKLEILSEYRTHDSDTGSPEVQVALLSERITELTEHFQTHKKDHHSRRGLLKLVSQRRRMLDYLRGIAPERYRTLISRLGLRR, via the coding sequence TTGATCGCCCAGCGAAAACTGGAAATCCTGAGTGAGTACCGGACCCATGACTCGGACACGGGCTCACCGGAAGTGCAGGTCGCTCTCCTGAGCGAACGCATCACCGAGCTGACCGAGCACTTCCAGACCCACAAGAAGGATCATCATTCCCGGCGCGGGCTGCTCAAGCTCGTGAGTCAACGACGCCGGATGCTCGATTATCTTCGGGGCATCGCCCCCGAGCGCTATCGGACCCTGATTTCGCGTCTGGGTCTGCGCCGCTAG
- the truB gene encoding tRNA pseudouridine(55) synthase TruB: protein MGRNRRRKRPDTPGPMGFLVVDKPVGMTSHDVVDEARRWLGIRKVGHLGTLDPLATGVLPLAIRGATKLVPFLAAGQKAYVGTIRLGESTDTFDAEGRVTYEHDGPLPDEQVVKQALQSFVGEIQQLPPMYSSVKKDGVPLYRLARKGEEVERELRPVTIHEISMPEYAQPEISIEVHCSPGTYVRTLAADLGEKLGCGAHLSGLRRTRSGPFTLEQARTPEAWEALADAGELETALIPPDEALELPRVRLTAVQARKVGHGAAIPAAEASGDFETGPPPRPGDQLAALLPSGEMLAVMELRPDRWLHPLRLLEGSG from the coding sequence GAGGAATAGGCGGCGCAAGAGGCCCGACACGCCGGGGCCGATGGGCTTCCTGGTGGTGGACAAGCCGGTGGGAATGACGTCCCACGATGTCGTGGACGAAGCGCGCCGCTGGCTCGGCATTCGCAAAGTCGGGCACCTCGGCACCCTCGACCCGCTGGCCACGGGCGTCCTGCCCCTGGCGATTCGAGGCGCCACCAAGCTCGTACCGTTCCTGGCCGCCGGCCAGAAGGCGTACGTGGGAACCATTCGCCTGGGTGAATCGACCGATACCTTCGATGCCGAAGGCCGCGTGACCTACGAGCACGACGGGCCGCTGCCCGACGAGCAGGTGGTGAAGCAGGCTCTCCAATCCTTCGTAGGTGAGATCCAACAGCTGCCGCCGATGTACAGCTCGGTCAAGAAAGACGGGGTGCCTCTCTACCGCCTTGCGCGCAAGGGTGAGGAAGTCGAGCGGGAACTGCGGCCGGTGACGATCCACGAGATCTCCATGCCCGAGTACGCGCAGCCCGAGATCAGCATCGAGGTCCACTGCTCGCCCGGGACCTACGTGAGGACCCTGGCCGCCGATCTGGGCGAGAAGCTCGGTTGCGGTGCCCATCTATCAGGCCTGCGGCGTACCCGCAGTGGCCCCTTTACGCTCGAGCAGGCACGCACTCCGGAGGCCTGGGAGGCTTTGGCCGATGCCGGAGAACTCGAGACCGCACTGATTCCGCCCGATGAGGCACTCGAGCTTCCCCGGGTGCGTCTCACCGCAGTCCAGGCCAGAAAAGTCGGCCACGGCGCTGCCATTCCCGCTGCGGAGGCCAGCGGCGACTTCGAGACCGGCCCTCCGCCCCGGCCGGGCGATCAGCTTGCGGCCCTGCTCCCCAGTGGTGAGATGTTGGCCGTGATGGAACTGCGGCCGGATCGCTGGCTGCACCCGCTTCGCCTGCTCGAGGGAAGCGGATGA
- the dut gene encoding dUTP diphosphatase has translation MTAGEVVVRVERLDGCDDLPLPAYATAGSAGIDLRAAVREDVCIASGGRAAIPTGLRLAIPTGYEGQVRPRSGLALRHGLTLPNAPGTIDSDYRGELLVLLWNGGEEPFVVQRGDRIAQLVIAPVVRARLELAKQGESLDETARGGGGFGSTGRE, from the coding sequence ATGACGGCAGGGGAGGTCGTCGTCCGGGTCGAACGGCTCGATGGATGTGACGACCTTCCCCTGCCGGCTTATGCCACCGCGGGTTCCGCGGGAATCGACCTGCGCGCGGCCGTTCGGGAGGATGTATGCATCGCCTCCGGCGGACGTGCGGCCATCCCGACCGGCCTTCGCCTGGCCATTCCCACAGGCTATGAGGGCCAGGTGCGCCCGCGCAGCGGCTTGGCGTTGCGCCACGGCCTCACGCTCCCGAACGCTCCGGGTACGATAGACTCGGACTATCGGGGGGAGCTGCTGGTGCTGCTCTGGAATGGAGGGGAAGAGCCCTTCGTCGTGCAGCGCGGGGATCGCATTGCGCAGCTCGTCATCGCCCCGGTCGTGCGGGCCCGTCTCGAGCTGGCGAAGCAGGGCGAGAGTCTGGACGAAACCGCACGTGGTGGCGGGGGCTTCGGCTCCACCGGACGGGAGTGA
- the pnp gene encoding polyribonucleotide nucleotidyltransferase yields the protein MSGYWFEPSSLTLDLGGRPLTLETGRMAKQAAGATLVTYGGTVVLVTASHGDPRPGQNFFPLTVDFVEKTSAAGKIPGGFFKREARLSDREILVCRFIDRSIRPLWPTGYVDEVHVVATVLAVDNENPPDLPAFIGASTALTISDLPFQGPIAALRIGKQDGQLTINPTHEQLQTSAMELVVAGSEKALVMVEGGAQEATEAEILEALQFGHENLQPLLKAQDELREMAGKPKREVVLPEVDTALGDRIRKMAEPTLREAVRIQTKKERYDAISDVEKGVMNEITTEFRQEKVSLDTLDAVEERQAGLRSLTGKSKDLLHDLRSDLMRERLLDDGVRIDGRAPADVRQIFSEVRPLPRAHGVALFTRGETQALVYTTLGSGADAQTVDSLQGRTDKRFMLHYNFPPFSVGEARFLRGPSRRDIGHGSLAERALRAVMPTEEEFPYTVRVVSEVLESNGSSSMATICGGSLALMDAGVPLKAPVAGIAMGLIVSGDKHAVLSDILGDEDHLGDMDFKVAGTKTGITALQMDIKIKSVDWTVMEEALTQARDGRLHILETMERDTKEDLPGFGHRQVLSDWAPRMEVIQIKPDRIRDIIGPGGRVIRGIQEMSGSKVEVDDSGSVSVFAPDLASLERAQAMVEELTQEAEIDKLYTGKVKRITDFGAFVEIFPGTDGLVHISHLAEGRVDSVTDVLAEGDEVLVKCIDIDPSGRIRLSRKEALVGAIAEGTPGS from the coding sequence ATGTCAGGATATTGGTTCGAACCGTCGAGCTTGACGCTCGATCTCGGAGGTCGCCCGCTCACGCTGGAGACCGGCCGCATGGCGAAGCAGGCCGCAGGGGCCACGCTCGTCACTTACGGGGGCACCGTCGTCCTCGTCACCGCTTCTCACGGAGATCCGCGCCCGGGACAGAATTTCTTCCCGCTCACGGTCGATTTCGTCGAGAAGACTTCCGCCGCGGGAAAGATCCCCGGCGGCTTCTTCAAGCGCGAGGCGCGGCTCTCGGATCGTGAGATCCTGGTCTGCCGCTTCATCGATCGCTCGATCCGGCCGCTCTGGCCGACGGGCTACGTGGACGAGGTTCATGTCGTCGCCACCGTGCTGGCGGTCGACAACGAAAACCCGCCCGACCTGCCGGCCTTCATCGGTGCCTCGACGGCACTGACGATTTCCGATCTTCCGTTCCAGGGCCCGATTGCGGCGCTGCGGATCGGGAAGCAGGATGGGCAGCTCACCATCAATCCCACCCATGAGCAGCTGCAGACCAGTGCGATGGAATTGGTGGTCGCCGGCTCCGAGAAGGCGCTGGTGATGGTCGAAGGTGGTGCGCAGGAGGCCACCGAGGCCGAGATCCTGGAGGCCCTGCAGTTCGGTCACGAGAACCTCCAGCCGCTGCTGAAGGCCCAGGACGAGCTTCGGGAGATGGCCGGCAAGCCGAAGCGCGAGGTCGTGCTCCCCGAAGTGGACACGGCGCTCGGCGATCGCATCCGCAAGATGGCGGAGCCCACGCTTCGCGAAGCCGTTCGCATCCAGACCAAGAAGGAGCGCTACGACGCGATCAGCGACGTGGAGAAGGGGGTGATGAACGAGATCACCACCGAGTTCCGCCAGGAGAAGGTCAGCCTCGACACCCTCGACGCGGTGGAGGAGCGCCAGGCGGGCCTCCGATCGCTGACGGGCAAGAGCAAGGATCTGCTCCACGATCTGCGTTCCGATCTGATGCGTGAGCGGTTGCTCGACGACGGCGTGCGCATCGATGGACGCGCCCCGGCGGATGTGCGCCAGATCTTCAGTGAGGTGCGGCCCCTGCCGCGGGCTCACGGTGTGGCGCTGTTCACGCGGGGAGAGACCCAGGCGCTGGTGTACACCACGCTCGGAAGTGGCGCCGACGCCCAGACGGTCGACTCGCTGCAAGGCCGCACGGACAAGCGCTTCATGCTGCATTACAACTTCCCGCCCTTCTCGGTCGGGGAGGCGCGCTTCCTGCGCGGGCCGTCGCGCCGGGACATCGGTCACGGCAGCCTGGCTGAGCGCGCGCTCAGGGCCGTCATGCCGACGGAGGAGGAGTTCCCGTACACGGTGCGGGTCGTGTCCGAGGTGCTCGAATCGAATGGTTCGTCTTCGATGGCCACGATCTGCGGTGGCAGCCTGGCGCTGATGGATGCGGGTGTACCGCTGAAGGCGCCGGTGGCGGGTATTGCCATGGGTCTGATCGTGTCCGGCGACAAACACGCCGTGCTCTCCGACATCCTCGGCGACGAGGATCATCTGGGTGACATGGACTTCAAAGTCGCTGGCACCAAGACCGGAATCACCGCGCTCCAGATGGACATCAAGATCAAGAGCGTCGACTGGACGGTGATGGAAGAGGCGCTGACCCAGGCTCGGGACGGCCGGCTCCACATCCTCGAGACGATGGAGCGAGACACCAAGGAAGACCTGCCGGGCTTCGGCCACCGACAGGTGCTCTCCGATTGGGCGCCGCGGATGGAGGTCATCCAGATCAAGCCGGATCGCATCCGCGACATCATCGGACCGGGAGGCCGCGTGATCCGCGGCATCCAGGAGATGAGCGGATCGAAGGTCGAGGTGGACGACAGCGGCTCGGTTTCGGTCTTTGCGCCGGACCTGGCCTCCCTCGAACGCGCACAGGCGATGGTCGAGGAGCTCACCCAGGAAGCTGAGATCGACAAGCTCTATACGGGCAAGGTCAAGCGCATCACCGATTTCGGCGCCTTCGTCGAGATCTTCCCGGGCACCGACGGGCTGGTGCACATCAGCCACCTGGCCGAAGGCCGGGTCGACTCGGTGACCGACGTGCTGGCCGAGGGCGATGAGGTGCTGGTCAAATGCATCGACATCGACCCGAGCGGTCGCATCCGACTCTCGCGCAAGGAAGCGCTGGTTGGAGCGATTGCTGAAGGTACACCTGGTTCCTAG